In a single window of the Coffea eugenioides isolate CCC68of chromosome 3, Ceug_1.0, whole genome shotgun sequence genome:
- the LOC113765168 gene encoding uncharacterized protein LOC113765168 isoform X1, with product MELLCIQDEKTALTPVERKICVYYSEFHGGKFGKLWVFGPNYRRFGTEFSECVKEEAMERIRSNSQVSFQGVMNAIGNIELEVRGAYADNALNDLTVLEFQYLMIKDGCFFLLLAFSILGADPQKLKYAENHPVFGVGCATEYMDNIIESMFFVGNQIPLIVLEQLMHLDIFQRMKATIGSKQQQLGLAKRTLHKFLMVELVPKPVDLLHCLQSIMLGPKCSSNVAVGKKDADIEDCVSASKLSEQGVRFRKLGGELGIRGMHYDCNKFSAVLYLPDLRVDRYTGLLIKCLLKYETVQECRGVEPEASSYFKFMSELIHKPKDIEILVSEGVIHGRSERLQGLLSTLDGMASSGYMHSVKREIVRNPPWQWQKPLKCMPFICSALIVLSIMQMHYSMLSFDKLQKP from the coding sequence ATGGAGCTGCTGTGTATTCAAGACGAGAAGACTGCCCTCACTCCAGTTGAGCGCAAGATTTGTGTATATTACTCGGAATTTCATGGAGGAAAATTCGGAAAGCTTTGGGTATTTGGTCCAAATTACAGGAGATTTGGTACCGAATTCTCAGAGTGTGTTAAGGAGGAAGCTATGGAACGCATACGGAGCAACTCACAAGTTTCTTTTCAAGGAGTTATGAATGCTATAGGAAATATTGAGTTAGAAGTAAGAGGTGCTTATGCTGATAATGCGTTGAATGACTTGACCGTGCTTGAGTTTCAATATTTAATGATAAAAGATGGTTGCTTCTTTCTCCTTCTGGCATTCTCAATTCTTGGAGCCGATCCACAAAAATTAAAGTATGCAGAGAATCATCCTGTTTTTGGCGTAGGATGTGCCACTGAATACATGGACAACATTATAGAGTCCATGTTCTTTGTTGGAAATCAAATCCCACTCATAGTACTGGAGCAACTTATGCACCTTGATATCTTTCAAAGAATGAAAGCTACAATTGGAAGTAAGCAGCAGCAATTGGGTTTGGCCAAAAGAACCCTGCATAAGTTCTTGATGGTTGAGCTGGTTCCAAAACCAGTTGACTTACTCCATTGCCTCCAGAGCATCATGCTTGGCCCAAAATGCAGCTCGAACGTAGCTGTGGGGAAAAAGGACGCTGACATAGAGGACTGTGTTTCTGCTAGCAAATTATCTGAACAGGGTGTGAGATTCCGAAAATTAGGAGGAGAATTGGGGATCAGAGGAATGCATTACGATTGCAATAAGTTTTCAGCTGTTCTTTACTTACCTGATTTGAGGGTTGACAGATACACAGGTCTTTTAATCAAATGTCTTCTGAAATATGAGACTGTTCAAGAATGCCGAGGGGTCGAACCTGAGGCAAGTTCCTACTTTAAGTTCATGTCCGAGCTGATTCATAAACCAAAAGATATTGAAATCCTTGTGTCTGAAGGAGTCATTCATGGAAGGTCAGAGAGATTACAAGGACTTCTAAGTACTTTAGATGGCATGGCTTCATCTGGATATATGCACTCGGTTAAAAGAGAGATTGTAAGAAATCCCCCCTGGCAGTGGCAAAAGCCTCTAAAGTGCATGCCTTTTATTTGCTCGGCTTTAATTGTTTTGTCCATTATGCAAATGCACTATAGCATGCTTTCCTTCGACAAACTGCAAAAGCCTTGA
- the LOC113765168 gene encoding uncharacterized protein LOC113765168 isoform X2 — protein MELLCIQDEKTALTPVERKICVYYSEFHGGKFGKLWVFGPNYRRFGTEFSECVKEEAMERIRSNSQVSFQGVMNAIGNIELEVRGAYADNALNDLTVLEFQYLMIKDGCFFLLLAFSILGADPQKLKYAENHPVFGVGCATEYMDNIIESMFFVGNQIPLIVLEQLMHLDIFQRMKATIGSKQQQLGLAKRTLHKFLMVELVPKPVDLLHCLQSIMLGPKCSSNVAVGKKDADIEDCVSASKLSEQGVRFRKLGGELGIRGMHYDCNKFSAVLYLPDLRVDRYTGLLIKCLLKYETVQECRGVEPEASSYFKFMSELIHKPKDIEILVSEGVIHGRSERLQGLLSTLDGMASSGYMHSVKREIEFQVLQTAWFQLGTMETVKVYVFVCVAIETNKCKEVN, from the exons ATGGAGCTGCTGTGTATTCAAGACGAGAAGACTGCCCTCACTCCAGTTGAGCGCAAGATTTGTGTATATTACTCGGAATTTCATGGAGGAAAATTCGGAAAGCTTTGGGTATTTGGTCCAAATTACAGGAGATTTGGTACCGAATTCTCAGAGTGTGTTAAGGAGGAAGCTATGGAACGCATACGGAGCAACTCACAAGTTTCTTTTCAAGGAGTTATGAATGCTATAGGAAATATTGAGTTAGAAGTAAGAGGTGCTTATGCTGATAATGCGTTGAATGACTTGACCGTGCTTGAGTTTCAATATTTAATGATAAAAGATGGTTGCTTCTTTCTCCTTCTGGCATTCTCAATTCTTGGAGCCGATCCACAAAAATTAAAGTATGCAGAGAATCATCCTGTTTTTGGCGTAGGATGTGCCACTGAATACATGGACAACATTATAGAGTCCATGTTCTTTGTTGGAAATCAAATCCCACTCATAGTACTGGAGCAACTTATGCACCTTGATATCTTTCAAAGAATGAAAGCTACAATTGGAAGTAAGCAGCAGCAATTGGGTTTGGCCAAAAGAACCCTGCATAAGTTCTTGATGGTTGAGCTGGTTCCAAAACCAGTTGACTTACTCCATTGCCTCCAGAGCATCATGCTTGGCCCAAAATGCAGCTCGAACGTAGCTGTGGGGAAAAAGGACGCTGACATAGAGGACTGTGTTTCTGCTAGCAAATTATCTGAACAGGGTGTGAGATTCCGAAAATTAGGAGGAGAATTGGGGATCAGAGGAATGCATTACGATTGCAATAAGTTTTCAGCTGTTCTTTACTTACCTGATTTGAGGGTTGACAGATACACAGGTCTTTTAATCAAATGTCTTCTGAAATATGAGACTGTTCAAGAATGCCGAGGGGTCGAACCTGAGGCAAGTTCCTACTTTAAGTTCATGTCCGAGCTGATTCATAAACCAAAAGATATTGAAATCCTTGTGTCTGAAGGAGTCATTCATGGAAGGTCAGAGAGATTACAAGGACTTCTAAGTACTTTAGATGGCATGGCTTCATCTGGATATATGCACTCGGTTAAAAGAGAGATT GAGTTTCAAGTACTTCAGACGGCATGGTTTCAGCTGGGAACTATGGAAACTGTGAAGGTgtatgtgtttgtgtgtgtagCCATAGAAACCAATAAGTGCAAAGAGGTAAACTGA